The segment ACCTATATCCCCTATGCCGGAGCCAAGGTCACCATGCCGGAATTGTTGGTAACCTTCGGCAGGCATTTGTCCCCGGAGGATCGGGCGCGTTATCTCTCCGCACCCATTCACTATAAGCTGAGAGCGCTTCTCAACGACCATCTCTAGGCAAGCCGGTGCGGAAACGGTCGAACAGCGCCCGCCCTTCCGGCCAATCGCCGATTCCGGACTTTGCATTGATATGGCCGAGCGCGCCGGCATTTATCAATTCGCTGCCCCAGACCGCAGCACTTTCCGTCGCATAGGCGAACGAGCCGTAGGGATCGTTGGTGCTTGCGACGAGAAGCGACCGAAACGGCAGTCTTTGGCGCGGCGGATTGGCGAAGCTCGGGGCCTCCGTCAGATAGACGTCTCCCGTGGGGTCGGGCGCCGAGACAAGAAAAGCGCCGAGGATTTTTGCCGGCGCGGATGCCGCCCAGTGCGCAACCAACTGGCAGGCGAGACTGTGAACGACGAGGACCGGCGGCGTTCTGGAACGGCTGATCTCCCGGTCGAGGGCGGCGAGCCAATCCGCCAATTCCGGCCTGTCCCAGCTCGCCGGCTGAAAGCGGCGCATCTCGGGATTCTGTCGTTCCCACAGGGTTTGCCAATGACCTTCGCCCGAACCGCCAAGGCCGGGCAGGACGATGATATCGCGCATGTCTTTCCTCTCGCACTGTGTTAACGGAGGGAAATTGGCACGGCGTATCGGCGGTTGACATCGCAATTCATCCGATAAAACTTGCGCTAGCCGATGAATTCAAGGTGCGAGAATGGAAAGCTACGAGAAGGACCTGGACCCGACCGATCTGTCGATGATCGAAATTTTGCAAGGTGATGGGCGGATTTCGGTATCGGAACTCGGCCGCCGGATCGGGCTTTCGCAGCCCGCCGCGTCCGAGCGTCTCAAGCGGCTTGAGGAGCGCGGCATCATTGCCGGCTACCGAGCAGTCGTCGATCCCGCCGCCGTCGGCCTCGGCATGATGGCCGTCATCCGGCTGCGGACGACCCATGAGCATATACGCCCCTGCCTGAAACAATTTTCGGAAATGCCGCAGATTATCGAGGTCCTGCGGCTGACCGGCGAGGATTGTTTCCTGCTCAAGGTGCTGGTGCCGACACCGTCAGACCTTGAAACCATCGTCGATTCCATTGCCCGCCACGGCGCCGTGACCACGTCGCTGGTGTTGC is part of the Rhizobium sp. CB3090 genome and harbors:
- a CDS encoding alpha/beta fold hydrolase; translation: MRDIIVLPGLGGSGEGHWQTLWERQNPEMRRFQPASWDRPELADWLAALDREISRSRTPPVLVVHSLACQLVAHWAASAPAKILGAFLVSAPDPTGDVYLTEAPSFANPPRQRLPFRSLLVASTNDPYGSFAYATESAAVWGSELINAGALGHINAKSGIGDWPEGRALFDRFRTGLPRDGR
- a CDS encoding Lrp/AsnC family transcriptional regulator — translated: MESYEKDLDPTDLSMIEILQGDGRISVSELGRRIGLSQPAASERLKRLEERGIIAGYRAVVDPAAVGLGMMAVIRLRTTHEHIRPCLKQFSEMPQIIEVLRLTGEDCFLLKVLVPTPSDLETIVDSIARHGAVTTSLVLRNEPAKAIGRELIRKTMVR